CCTCGCTCACCTTCGTCGGCCCGCTCCTCGGTTCCCTCATCCGGCCGATCGGCGGCTCCCTCGCCGACCGGCACGGCGGCGCCCGCATCACCCTGTGGACGTTCGTGGCGATGGCCGCCGCGACCGGAGTGGTGATCTACGCCTCCGTCGCCGAGTCGCTCGCCGTCTTCCTCGTCGGCTTCATCGGCCTCTTCGTCCTCAGCGGCCTCGGCAACGGCTCCACGTACAAGATGATCCCGGCGATCTTCCTCGCCCAGGGGCACCGCAAGGGCCTCTCCGGGGACGCGGCCGAGGCCTACGGGCGGCGGCTCTCCGGGGCCTCCATGGGCCTCATCGGGGCCGTCGGCGCGCTCGGCGGACTCGGCATCAACCTCGCCTTCCGCCAGTCCTTCCAGACCGCCGGCACCGGCACCGGCGCCTTCGTCGCCTTCCTCGCCTTCTACGCCGCCTGCATCGTCGTCACCTGGGCGGTATACCTTCGGCGGCCGACGGCCGTGCCCGAGACCGCGGAAGGGGCCGCGGACGGGACCACGGGCGAGGTCGTCGACGAGCGGACCCGGCCCGGATACGCGAAGGTGTGATCCACGGTGCCCGGCGCGGACCGTAACGACCAGGAAATACGCGCGAACCGAGTCCGTCACGCATCCCCGTCAGGCTCTGGCCCCATGGACGAGCAAGAACACGGCCCCCTCGCCGGCTTCACGGTCGGTGTCACCGCGGCGCGGCGCGCGGACGAACTCATCGCGCTGCTGCGCCGGCGCGGCGCGGCCGTCGTCCACGGCCCCGCCCTGCGGATCGTGCCCCTCGCTGACGACACCGAGCTCCTCGCCGCCACCAAGGAACTCATCGCCCACGCCCCGGACGTCGTCGTCGCCACCACGGCGATCGGCTTCCGGGGCTGGGTCGAGGCCGCCGACGGCTGGGGGTACGGCGACGACCTCCTCGCCGTCCTGCGGCAGGTCGAGCTCCTCGCCCGGGGCCCGAAGGTCAAGGGAGCCGTACGGGCCGCCGGACTCACCGAGTCCTGGTCGCCCTCCTCGGAGTCCATGGCCGAGGTCCTCGACCGGCTCCTCGCCGAGGGCGTGGCCGGCCGGCGCATCGCGCTCCAGCTGCACGGGGAGCCGCTGCCCGGCTTCGTGGAGGCCCTCACGGCCGGCGGCGCCGAGGTCGTCGGCGTCCCCGTCTACCGCTGGATGCCCCCGGAGGACCTCGGCCCGCTGGACCGGATCCTCGACGCGACCCTCGCCCGCACCCTGGACGCGGTGACCTTCACCAGCGCCCCGGCCGCCGCCTCCCTCTTCTCCCGGGCGGAGGAGAGGGGCGTACGGGCCGAACTCGTCGCCGCGCTCCGGCACGACGTGCTCGCGGTGTGCGTGGGGCCCGTGACGGCGCTCCCGCTCCAGGCCGAGGGCATCGTCACGTACCAGCCGGAGCGGTTCCGGCTCGGCCCGCTCGTCCAGCTGCTCTGCAAGGAGCTCCCGGCCCGCGCCCGGGTCCTGCCGGTCGCCGGCCACCGGGTGGAGGTCCGCGGCCACGCGGTCCTCGTCGACGGCGGCCTGCGCCCCGTCCCGCCTGCCGGGATGGCCCTCCTGGGGCTGCTCGCCCGCCGCCCCGGCTGGGTGGTCTCCCGGGCCGACCTGCTGCGGGCGCTGCCCGGCGCCGGCCGCGACGAGCACGCGGTGGAGACGGCGATGGCCCGTCTCCGGACGGCGCTCGGCACCCCGAAACTGATCCAGACCGTCGTCAAGCGCGGCTACCGGCTGGCCCTGGACCCGGCCGCGGACGACAAGTACGACACGCCGTAGAGCCGTCCGGGAAGCGGGCGTTACGGTACGGGGATGATCGCCGATGGCCTCCGTATCCGCCCCGCCGACCCGGCCGGCCCCGCCGACGCGGAGGCGCTCGCCGCCGCGCTGCTGCGGAACCGGGAGCACATGAAGCCCTGGGAGCCCTACCGGCCCGAGCGGTACTACACGGCCGAGGGGCAGGCCGAGCGGCTCGTGGACGGCGGGGTGCGGTGGTTCGCGGTCGACGGGGACCGGGTGGTCGGCTCCGCGACCCTCTCCGGCATCGTCCTCGGGCCGTTCCGCAGCGGCTCGCTCGGCTACTGGGTCGATCACGAGTACACCGGGCGGGGCGTGGCCACCGCCCTCCTCGAGGAAGCCTGCCGCGCCGCCCGCGAGGAGCTCGGCCTCCACCGGATCGAGGCGTGCACCGTCCTCGACCACGTCGTCTCCCAACGGGTCCTGGACAAGGGCGGGTTCGTGCAGATCGGCACCGCGCCCCGCTACCTCCACA
The sequence above is a segment of the Streptomyces sp. NBC_01255 genome. Coding sequences within it:
- a CDS encoding uroporphyrinogen-III synthase yields the protein MDEQEHGPLAGFTVGVTAARRADELIALLRRRGAAVVHGPALRIVPLADDTELLAATKELIAHAPDVVVATTAIGFRGWVEAADGWGYGDDLLAVLRQVELLARGPKVKGAVRAAGLTESWSPSSESMAEVLDRLLAEGVAGRRIALQLHGEPLPGFVEALTAGGAEVVGVPVYRWMPPEDLGPLDRILDATLARTLDAVTFTSAPAAASLFSRAEERGVRAELVAALRHDVLAVCVGPVTALPLQAEGIVTYQPERFRLGPLVQLLCKELPARARVLPVAGHRVEVRGHAVLVDGGLRPVPPAGMALLGLLARRPGWVVSRADLLRALPGAGRDEHAVETAMARLRTALGTPKLIQTVVKRGYRLALDPAADDKYDTP
- a CDS encoding GNAT family N-acetyltransferase; the encoded protein is MIADGLRIRPADPAGPADAEALAAALLRNREHMKPWEPYRPERYYTAEGQAERLVDGGVRWFAVDGDRVVGSATLSGIVLGPFRSGSLGYWVDHEYTGRGVATALLEEACRAAREELGLHRIEACTVLDHVVSQRVLDKGGFVQIGTAPRYLHIAGEWRDHHLFQRLLHDDPPPGFPGSLPVNGDRA